From Aspergillus fumigatus Af293 chromosome 3, whole genome shotgun sequence, a single genomic window includes:
- a CDS encoding DUF4870 domain-containing protein translates to MNFAPYQDESPEVERALSPPLGDANRFKSPILGSPRGSPPIPSAQSGSLPSPTHFAGANPIHGGGQANQGYGRDVEGGRWNLGAFETSLPIRMDVEAMLAYLLLPPAGGVFLLLLEHKSDYVRFHAWQSSMLFTVMFIVHLIFSWSSFLSWLLFICDLGLIGFLSMRAYRDVDTLDHFEVPIFGRLANSFVDNE, encoded by the exons ATGAACTTCGCACCCTATCAAGACGAGTCTCCCGAGGTCGAGCGAGCTCTTTCACCACCCCTGGGCGACGCGAATCGTTTCAAATCACCCATTCTTGGGTCCCCGCGCGGGTCTCCCCCGATCCCCAGTGCGCAATCTGGCAGTCTCCCATCCCCGACTCATTTCGCAGGCGCAAATCCAATCCATGGCGGCGGACAGGCAAATCAAGGGTATGGACGCGATGTCGAAGGTGGGAGATGGAATCTAGGAGCTTTTGAAACAAGTCTCCCAATTCgcatggatgttgaagctATGCTGgcatatcttcttctccccccCGCGGGTGGGGTATTCCTGTTGCTGTTAGAGCATAAGAGCGACTATGTTCG GTTTCATGCTTGGCAATCGAGCATGCTCTTCACAGTCATGTTT ATTGTCCATCTTATTTTCTCCTGGTCGAGCTTCCTTTCCTGGCTTCTATTTATTTGCGACCTCGGCTTGATCGGATTTCTGAGCATGCGCGCCTATCGGGATG TCGACACGCTTGACCACTTTGAGGTACCTATATTCGGACGTCTCGCAAACTCCTTTGTGGATAATGAGTAG
- a CDS encoding DASH complex subunit DUO1 — MAVHSTAEEMDRLQFSDDDSDDLWNSPSKRRSNKPTHHTVPEERSTTPETRPSHDEGTLFDRQEAREAALQHELQTVRNINQVIEGLLSSLDRAKGNMDTVARTVDSASTLLNTWTRILSQTEHNQRLILNTNWQGALQDIADMENEELLRQQAAERRERELQQQREAAARKAEEEEKKRAMAGSSRGTRGTTTRGRIVRTTGLGRTPSVSHSGTSSSTSRIAANRGGTSTTTSTRRPVSGIARGSGIARGRGRA; from the exons ATGGCAGTACACAGtacggcggaggagatggacAGGCTGCAGTTTTCAGATGATGACTCCGATGACCTTTGGAATTCACCATCAAAAAGACGAAGCAACAAGCCAACTCACCATACAGTCCCAGAGGAGCGCAGCACTACACCCGAGACCAGGCCCTCTCATGATGAGGGCACGCTTTTTGATCGCCAGGAAGCGCGTGAAGCCGCATTGCAACATGAGTTACAGACGGTCCGGAATATCAATCAGGTGATCGAAGGATTACTGAGTAGTTTAGATCGCGCCAAAGGGAATATGGAT ACTGTTGCGCGCACGGTTGACTCGGCTTCGACTCTACTGAACACGTGGACCCGAATTCTCTCTCAAACCGAGCATAACCAGCGACTGATACTCAATACCAACTGGCAAGGTGCACTCCAGGATATTGCGGATATGGAAAACGAGGAGCTTCTGCGCCAACAGGCCGCAGAAAGACGCGAACGAgagctgcagcagcagagagaggcagcagcacgaaaggctgaggaggaggagaagaagagagctaTGGCAGGTAGCTCTAGAGGGACGCGTGGGACAACTACTCGAGGTAGAATTGTCCGAACCACTGGCCTGGGAAGAACCCCGAGCGTGTCCCACTCCGGAACCAGCTCAAGCACATCGAGGATTGCAGCGAACCGAGGGGGTACTTCTACAACGACATCTACGCGCAGGCCAGTCAGTGGTATTGCAAGAGGATCTGGTATAGCCCGAGGTCGCGGCAGAGCGTAG
- a CDS encoding Mcm10/DnaG-type zinc finger protein, with the protein MTSMVETSWPPKSPREVLLSSPEGRRKFQDMRHRQENMGSPLKYSRTTPNLRANPKLNDAIDGLDDEDEDEDEDEETLRLKLAAIEAKLKLKQLQKSRARSNTLESNNTQSRPTSAVSFSSRSQEQASRLRSPIQTTRRHEPDDVQVPLSPVRRAAPPVEPASPRRYLLGIDKGLKGSDVSLKRPPNSRLGTRPTSMHGALEAAMSHSGDIFASRAQMLAAEESGKRGKTFSERIAESRTAEKSRRERELRLQINRSSAFQFDKTEMETFRTAAAEARTNAPPRSPTRSRLIETFSRDDVVRSFQNLKPSIKRSQTAPSVRKDAGSEGPRPFSHRRPNQSETGPASSQSRGDPVSDIDNEIRDEVTTKTPDSSKFEPYSSLHLSNRILPHSFLTRTLSDKKILRIPDLLRTVRGPDFELPEEIDGDYVVFGIVASKSEPKQIKDAKNVSAKEVDPFDDGLNNSNRYMAITLTDLKWTIDLFLFDTAFPRYYRLSEGILIAILNPTIMPPPKNKIDTNRFSLSISSSDDKILEVGYAQDIGFCKAVRKDGKTCQSWVDGRKTEFCDFHLDIQVRRAQSQRMGVNSGTGMFGPGGRSGPRTGAFVGGKRPGTPNSLKSNGPQYDLGSQSLYYIAPAPKSQGGGAQRSLQRAPGQSAASLIDADDEDPFIAAGMIGRGAESKEERFRRRLVQQQRERDITQKLVTSRAGNVGAEYLRARANKPATSSQPESAASSSQEKSSFEASTPVSATSLGLTGFRRADTVKLSPLKRAYDGDKQHNGSVKKTRFITSNGIKEAGRDSLGGSSNAMKNLNDDDDDDELDIIR; encoded by the exons ATGACCAGCA TGGTTGAGACCTCATGGCCGCCGAAATCTCCTAGGGAGGTACTTCTCAGCTCTCCTGAAGGTCGGAGGAAATTTCAAGATATGCGACACCGCCAAGAGAATATGGGGTCGCCTTTAAAATACTCGAGGACTACTCCGAATTTACGAGCTAATCCGAAACTGAACGACGCTATTGATGGcttggacgacgaagacgaagacgaagatgaagacgaagagacGTTACGACTCAAGCTTGCTGCCATTGAAGCAAAGCTGAAGTTGAAGCAGCTTCAGAAAAGTCGCGCACGCTCAAACACGTTGGAATCGAACAATACACAGTCCAGACCGACATCCGCAGTTAGCTTCTCGTCGCGGTCACAAGAGCAGGCATCGAGACTTAGGAGCCCTATCCAAACAACACGCAGACACGAGCCAGATGATGTTCAAGTCCCTTTGTCGCCTGTCAGACGAGCGGCTCCTCCAGTTGAACCTGCGTCCCCACGGAGATACCTTCTCGGCATCGACAAGGGTCTGAAAGGTAGCGATGTTAGTCTCAAACGTCCGCCAAACTCCCGCTTGGGGACACGGCCAACGAGTATGCACGGGGCTCTTGAAGCTGCAATGTCTCACTCCGGCGATATCTTTGCATCTCGCGCGCAGATGCTGGCTGCAGAGGAGAGTGGGAAACGGGGCAAGACATTTAGTGAGCGGATTGCTGAAAGCCGAACAGCTGAAAAGTCTCGCAGGGAACGAGAACTCCGACTTCAGATTAACCGAAGCTCTGCGTTCCAGTTCGACAAGACGGAGATGGAGACATTTAGGACAGCAGCGGCTGAGGCGAGAACAAACGCTCCTCCCAGGTCACCGACAAGAAGCCGCCTAATCGAGACTTTCAGCAGAGACGATGTTGTGCGATCGTTTCAGAATCTCAAGCCTTCCATCAAACGAAGCCAAACTGCACCAAGTGTGCGCAAAGATGCAGGCTCCGAGGGACCACGGCCATTTTCCCATAGGCGACCCAATCAATCTGAAACCGGACCGGCATCCTCCCAGTCTCGTGGAGATCCTGTCTCCGACATTGACAACGAAATTCGAGACGAAGTAACAACGAAGACACCAGATTCGTCCAAGTTTGAGCCGTACTCGTCGCTTCACCTGTCGAATCGAATACTACCGCACTCCTTTTTAACTAGAACCCTCTCAGACAAGAAGATTCTTCGCATTCCAGACCTTCTGAGGACAGTGAGAGGGCCAGACTTTGAGCTTCCCGAAGAGATTGACGGAGACTACGTCGTGTTCGGCATAGTTGCCTCAAAGTCGGAGCCAAAGCAAATCAAGGACGCAAAAAATGTATCTGCAAAAGAAGTTGATCCCTTTGATGATGGGCTgaacaacagcaacaggtaTATGGCCATCACACTCACAGATCTCAAGTGGACAATTGACTTGTTCCTGTTCGACACTGCCTTTCCTCGATATTACAGGTTATCAGAAGGCATCCTCATTGCCATTCTGAATCCTACCATCATGCCACCTCCCAAAAATAAGATAGACACCAATAGGTTCAGCCTTTCCATTTCCTCATCAGATGATAAGATTCTCGAGGTCGGATATGCCCAAGACATAGGCTTCTGCAAAGCTGTCAGGAAGGACGGCAAGACATGCCAATCATGGGTGGATGGCCGAAAGACCGAATTCTGCGATTTTCACCTCGATATCCAGGTCCGTCGAGCACAGTCACAACGGATGGGGGTCAACAGTGGCACAGGCATGTTTGGTCCTGGGGGCCGTTCAGGCCCACGGACTGGAGCTTTCGTGGGTGGGAAGAGGCCAGGAACCCCGAACAGTCTCAAGTCAAATGGTCCCCAATACGATTTGGGATCTCAGTCCTTGTACTACATTGCACCAGCTCCTAAATCTCAAGGCGGCGGCGCTCAACGTTCCCTCCAAAGAGCACCCGGCCAATCTGCTGCCAGTCTCAtcgacgccgacgacgaagatCCGTTCATCGCAGCAGGCATGATAGGCCGTGGGGCGGAAAGCAAGGAAGAACGCTTCCGGAGACGTcttgtgcagcagcagcgcgaACGAGACATCACTCAGAAGCTAGTCACCTCTCGAGCGGGCAACGTGGGCGCCGAGTACCTCCGCGCAAGAGCAAACAAGCCCGCAACATCCTCTCAGCCAGAAAGCGCCGCCTCGTCTTCACAAGAGAAATCCAGCTTCGAGGCCTCCACCCCGGTTTCTGCGACCAGCCTCGGCCTAACGGGCTTCAGGAGAGCGGACACCGTCAAGCTCAGTCCACTGAAGCGCGCCTACGACGGCGACAAACAGCACAATGGCAGCGTCAAGAAGACGCGATTCATAACGTCCAACGGTATCAAGGAAGCTGGACGGGACAGCCTGGGCGGCAGCTCTAATGCCATGAAAAACCttaatgatgatgacgatgacgatgaacTAGACATCATCCGATAA